A region from the Mycobacterium heidelbergense genome encodes:
- a CDS encoding PPE family protein — MDFLTAPPEVTSALIHSGPGAGSLIEASDVWRQLGIELEESVGRHASVLSSLNDSWTGPSSAAMVQAAQPYLSWLRTTAQQCQQLSSSVRAAAAAFESARGAVVVPVAVGANRTRLAQLVATNWFGNNLAAIAATEGEYEGMWANNTVAMYRYQAATAQALALPQFSSPPPIADPAAAAAQAGAVPAAASAQSAIGDFLTNLLSTPGGFNPQAGWFGLLNTYANQFIAGGIPINLLSYIAQTATAQAVQGLGGDVGQGLAEGEAALGAATSEMVSAIRAVGSATTPTAAVGVGVSIGKLTAPPTLVGMLPATQTPVQLAAAVSPLSPLESGSPTLPPLMPPRVAAGNRRRREGRDYDDIEFGLEIKGTFMTRPPSAG, encoded by the coding sequence ATGGATTTCCTGACGGCGCCGCCCGAGGTCACCTCGGCGTTGATCCACTCCGGGCCCGGTGCGGGGTCGTTGATCGAGGCGTCCGACGTGTGGCGGCAGCTGGGCATCGAGCTGGAGGAATCCGTCGGCCGGCACGCCTCGGTGTTGTCGTCACTGAATGACTCCTGGACGGGACCGTCGTCGGCGGCGATGGTCCAGGCCGCCCAGCCCTACCTCTCCTGGCTGCGCACCACCGCGCAGCAGTGCCAGCAACTGTCGTCGTCGGTGCGGGCCGCCGCGGCCGCATTCGAATCGGCCCGGGGGGCGGTGGTCGTCCCCGTGGCGGTCGGCGCCAACCGGACGCGGCTGGCGCAGTTGGTGGCGACGAACTGGTTCGGGAACAACCTTGCGGCCATCGCCGCGACCGAAGGCGAGTACGAGGGCATGTGGGCGAACAACACGGTGGCGATGTACCGCTACCAGGCCGCCACGGCGCAGGCCCTCGCGCTGCCGCAGTTCTCGTCGCCGCCCCCGATCGCCGACCCGGCCGCGGCCGCCGCGCAGGCCGGTGCCGTGCCCGCCGCCGCCTCGGCCCAATCGGCGATCGGGGACTTCCTGACGAACCTGCTCAGCACCCCCGGCGGCTTCAACCCCCAGGCGGGCTGGTTCGGGCTGCTCAACACCTACGCGAACCAGTTCATCGCGGGCGGCATTCCGATCAACCTGCTCAGCTACATAGCGCAGACCGCCACGGCCCAGGCGGTTCAGGGTCTGGGCGGCGACGTGGGCCAGGGCCTGGCGGAGGGCGAGGCGGCCCTGGGGGCGGCGACGAGTGAGATGGTGAGCGCGATCCGCGCCGTGGGATCGGCAACGACGCCGACGGCCGCGGTGGGTGTGGGGGTTTCGATCGGCAAGCTGACCGCGCCGCCCACCCTGGTGGGGATGCTGCCCGCCACGCAAACACCGGTGCAACTCGCGGCGGCGGTGTCCCCGCTTTCTCCGCTGGAATCCGGGTCGCCCACGCTGCCACCGTTGATGCCGCCGCGGGTCGCGGCGGGCAATCGCCGCCGGCGGGAGGGCCGCGACTACGACGACATCGAATTCGGGTTGGAGATCAAGGGCACGTTCATGACCCGGCCGCCGTCGGCGGGATGA